DNA from Polaribacter sp. NJDZ03:
ACATCTATTTTCACCTCTTGAAAATCCAAAAACTTGGTAAGTTTCTTTTTCTTTAAGCAATAAATTTAATAAAGATTGACCTAACAATCCATTACTTCCTGTAATAACAACTTTAGCCATAAATAGATTTCTTATTTTATCTGTTTTAGAATTTTATTTTAGCCATGAAATTCCTAAAGCTCTTTTTTAAAGTTTTATTAAACTAAAACAACTCTCTTAATTTAATTATTTGATTTGGTCTCCCCAAGACAATTAGATGAGACCCTTTAATAAGTAGGCAATCTGCTTCCGGATTTATAATATATTCTTTATTGGGGTCTATAAAACCGATAACAGTACATCCCGTTTTTTTTCTTAAATCTAAATCTAAGAGTGTCTTATTTATATATTTTTCTGGCAAATCATTTACCGCTATTTCTTCTAAATTAGCAGTAGTTTCTCCTTCTATAGTTAACCGGTCTACAAACTCAATAACATCTGGTGTAGTTACTAAAGAAGCCATGTGATCTCCCCCTAGTTTATCTGGCATAATTACATTACTTGCTCCTGCAATTTTTAACTTACTATAAGAAGACTCATTAGAAGCCCTACTTATTACCTTGCATCCTTTATTTAATTGGCTAACCGTTAAAACTACAAATAAGTTATTAGCATCCGAAGGTAAAGCAGTAATTAAATAAGATGCTTTCTCTATACCCGCTCTTAATAAAGTTTCATCTAAAGTTGCATCTCCACTTATATTTAAAACCCCAGCTGCATCTAAAACTTCTATTCGTTCTTTACTTTTTTCAATAACAACAAAGTCTTTATTATAATTTTTTAATTTTAAAATTGCTTGTTTACCATTTCTTCCATATCCACAAACAATAGTATGCCCTTTTAAACTTGCTATTTTCTTTTCCACTTTTCTGTGCTTAAACTGTTCAAATAATTTACCGCTAACTAAATATTCTGAAAAAGCAGAAACGGCATATCCAAAAACGGTGATACTTGTTAAAATTAAAAATATTGTAAACACTTTTTCTTCCGGAGAAAATGGTCTTAACTCTCCAAAACCAACAGTAGTAACGGTAATAACCGTCATATACAAGGCGTCTATAAAAGAGTAATTAGAAAGCGTCATATACCCTATTGTACCTAAAGATAGTATCGCAATAACTAAAAATAAGGTTTTATTAATTTTAGATTCTAATACAGTTATCTTCATATATTATAGGTCGAAGACAGAACTTCTTTTAGTATATATCATGTCTTTAAGCTTAAAAACAAATGCCATTGTTAAATAAAAACCAAAAGACAAACCTACTGTAAAAAAAGTAACATAAATAAAAAATAAACGCACATTTAAGGCTCTCATACCTATTCTATCTGCTAATCTTGACGAAACATGAAACCCATTTCTCTCAAAAAAATGTCGAATATTATCTATCATTTAGGTTAAAATAATTTAGATGCAATATAGTATTTTATCAATTGATAACAACATTTTTTAAATTACTGTTATTTATTAAATCTGCTCACTATAAAAGTTTACTATCAAAAGCGTTAAACAATCATCCTTAAATTAAAATTGGTTTCTTTAACTTTGCGTTTTTCCAAAAAGATCTCATTTGAAAGACCAAGAATATATAGAAGTATATGGAGCAAGAGTCCATAACTTAAAAAATATTGATGTAAAAATACCTCGTGAAAAACTAGTTGTAATAACTGGCTTAAGCGGAAGCGGAAAATCTTCTTTAGCTTTTGACACTATTTATGCAGAAGGACAAAGGCGATATATTGAAACTTTTTCTGCCTATGCACGTCAGTTTTTAGGTGGATTAGAAAGACCAGATGTTGATAAAATTGATGGCCTATCGCCAGTAATATCCATAGAGCAGAAAACAACTAATAAAAGTCCGCGCTCTACCGTTGGAACCATTACAGAAATTTACGATTTTTTAAGGCTATTATTTGCAAGGGCTGCAGATGCTTACTCCTACAATACTGGAGAAAAAATGGTCAGTTATTCTGATGAACAAATAAGACAACTTATTTTAACCGATTTTGCTGATAAAAAAATTGCTGTTTTAGCACCTTTGGTAAAATCTAGAAAAGGACACTATAGAGAACTTTTTGAGCAAATTTCTAAACAAGGATTTTTACGTGTTCGAGTAGATGGAGAAATTAAAGAAATAGAAAAAGGAATGCGTTTAGACCGATATAAAACGCATGATATAGAAGTTGTAATAGATAGACTTTTAATTAATGAATCTGCAGAAAAACGTTTAGAAGAAACCATAAAAACGGCCTTATATTCTGGGAATAATATTATGATGGTTATTGACATTGATGACAATGAACCTCGTTATTTTAGTAGAGAATTAATGTGCCCAACATCGGGTATTGCATATCCGAATCCAGAACCTAATACTTTTTCTTTTAATTCGCCAAAAGGTGCATGTGATAAATGTAGCGGATTAGGAATTACCAATGAAATTAACCTAGACAAAGTAATTCCAGATAACTCTATTTCCATACAAAAAGGAGGAATAATTCCTTTAGGAGAACAAAAAAGTAGTTGGATTTTTAAACAGATAGAAAATATTGCAGAACGTTATCAATTCAAATTAACAGACCCAATAAAAAGTATTCCAAAAGAAGCGTTAGACGTAATTTTAAATGGCGGTAACGAATCTTTTGAAATTGAATCTAAAGCTGCTGGGGTTACAAGAAATTATAAAATAGATTTTGAAGGAATTATTTCTTTCATAGAAAACCAATATGACAGTGCAGAAAGCACGACAATAAAACGTTGGGCAAAAGGTTTTATGGATGAAGTTTCTTGCTCTACCTGTGGTGGAAAAAGATTAAAAAAAGAAGCGCTTCATTTTAAAATTATAGACAAAAACATTAGCGACTTAGCACAAATGGATGCTACTGAACTTGCTAAATGGTTTGCAAATATTGAAAAAAGTTTATCAAAAAAACAACTAATTATTGCTGCTGAAATTTTAAAAGAAATTAGAACTAGAATTCAGTTTTTATTAGATGTTGGTTTAGATTACTTAACGTTAGACAGAACCTCTAAATCACTTTCTGGTGGAGAAGCACAAAGAATCCGTTTGGCAACTCAAATAGGATCACAATTAGTTGGTGTTCTTTATATTTTAGATGAACCAAGTATTGGATTGCATCAAAGAGACAATCAAAAATTAATAGACTCGTTAGTTAAATTAAGAGATATTGGTAACTCTGTTTTAGTCGTTGAGCACGATAAAGATATGATGGAGCATGCCGATTTCGTGTTCGATATTGGTCCTGGAGCAGGAAGACATGGTGGAGAAATAGTAAGTTCTGGCACTTTTGAAGAGTTAAAAAAACAAAATACCTTAACGGCAGACTATCTAACAGGAAGAAAAGAAATTGCGGTTCCTAAAAAACGTCGTGAAGGAAATGGAAAGTTTATCAAACTAAAAGGAGCAACAGGTAACAATTTAAAAAATGTTTCTGTAGAATTTCCTTTAGGAAAAATGATTTGTGTTACAGGAGTTTCTGGAAGTGGAAAATCTACCTTAATAAATGAAACCTTATATCCTATTTTAAACGCTCATATATATAGAGGTGTCAAAAAACCGATGCCATATAAGAAAATTGAAGGTTTAGAGCATGTAGATAAAGTAATAGACATCGATCAATCTCCAATTGGTAGAACCCCACGTTCTAACCCAGCAACCTATACAGGTACTTTTGGTGAAATTAGAAGTTTGTTTGCAAAAACTCCGGAAGCTGCAATTCGTGGTTATAAACCTGGTCGTTTTTCTTTTAATGTAAAAGGTGGAAGATGTGAAACTTGCCAAGGTGGTGGAGTACGTGTGATTGAAATGAACTTTTTACCAGACGTACAAGTAGAATGTGAAACTTGCCAAGGAAAACGTTTTAACAGAGAAACTTTAGAGATTCGTTATAAAGGAAAGTCGATTTCTGATGTTTTAAATATGACTATTGAAGATGCTACAAATTTCTTTGAACTCATACCAAAAATACACAGAAAATTAAAAACCATTAAAGATGTTGGTTTAGGATACATAACTCTAGGGCAACAATCTACCACACTTTCTGGAGGAGAAGCGCAGCGTATTAAATTAGCATCAGAACTATCTAAAAGAGATACCGGAAACACTTTTTATATTTTAGATGAACCTACAACAGGTCTTCATTTTGAAGATATTAGAGTACTTATGGATGTTCTTAATAAACTTGCCAATAAAGGAAATACCGTCTTAATTATAGAACACAATTTAGATGTTGTAAAATTAGCAGATTACATTATAGATGTTGGTATGGAAGGCGGAAAAAAAGGTGGGAAAATTCTTTGCACAGGAACACCAGAAGAAGTTGCAGAACATAAAACAAGCTATACTGCTAAATTCCTTAAAAAAGAGTTGAATTAAAAATTAAGTCATTTAGCATTATATAATGTTAAAAAAGAGCTACTTTAGCAAGCTTTCTTTTTTTCTAAAAGAAAAATAAATTTTAAAAAATTACAGATAATGACAAGTGATGACAGAAAAATAAAAGAAAAATTACAAACAAAAACCTGGAATGAGATAAAAACAAATGATTCTTGGGCTATTTTTAAAATAATGGCAGAGTTTGTAGATGGTTACGAGCGTTTAAGTAAAATAGGACCATCAGTATCTATTTTTGGATCTGCAAGAACAAAACCAGATCATCCATATTATAAATTAGCAGAAGAAGTTGCTTTTCAATTAACTCAAAACGGTTACGGTGTAATTACTGGTGGTGGACCAGGAATTATGGAAGCAGGGAATAAGGGTGCTCATAGAGGAAAAGGAAGTTCTGTAGGATTAAATATTGAATTGCCTTTTGAACAGCATGATAACCCATGGATTGACCAAGGAAAAAGTTTAGACTTCGATTACTTTTTTGTACGTAAAGTAATGTTTGTAAAATACTCGCAAGGTTTTGTTGTAATGCCTGGTGGTTTTGGTACCATGGATGAGCTTTTTGAAGCTATTACACTAATACAAACCCATAAAATTGGTCGTTTTCCAATTATTTTAGTAGGAACAAAGTTCTGGGGAGGTTTATTAGATTGGATAAAAAATACTCTTATAGAAGAAGGAAATATTAGTGAAAAAGATTTAGATCTTTTTAGATTGGTAGATACCGCAGAAGAAGCTATTGAACATCTTAATAATTTTTACGATAAATATCATTTTAAACCTAATTTCTAAAATATTATATTAATTTACACTTTTATATAGCCTGTCTTTTTTATAGTAAGATAGGCTATTATAATATAAACCCTGATTTAACCCAATAAAGATTTAATTGAAAAATCGTTATTACATATTACTAATTTGCTTCTTAGCATCCTCTTTTGTGTTTTCGCAGCAGAATTCAATCAGCATAAAATCTAAATTAGACACCAAAAAAGACGAGCTTAAAATTCAACAAGAAATTATTTTCTACAACCAATCAGACTCTATATTAACTAAAGTCTATCTTCATAATTGGGCAAACAGCTATAGAGACAGAAAAACGCCGTTATCTAAAAGATTTATTAAGGATTTTAGAAAAGATCTATACTTTGCTAAAGCTGAAGAATTAGGCTCATCTCTCATAAAAAGTCTTTCTGTAGATTTTGAAAACGTCTATTTTAAAGAATTAGACAAACAGGCAGATATTATAGAAATAGACCTTGACAAGCCATTATATCCAAATTCAAAAATCACTATATCTATAACCTATATTGTAAAAATACCCAATGCTCGTTTTACAAAATATGGTAAAACAAAAACAGGCTATCACCTTAGAAATTGGTATTTAACACCCGCTGTTTACGACAATGGTTGGCAATTAATGAGTAATTTAAATTTAGATGATTTATATGAGAAAAGCACTGATTTTAAAATAGAAATCGATGTACCTAAAGATTTAATTGTAGAATCTAATTTATATCAATATAAAACAAAAAAAGAAAACACAAACAGTTACTATTTAATTGGAAAAAATAAAACCGATATTATTCTTGGAATCAACAAAACCGAACAACTAAAAACCTATACCACAAAAACAGTTACTGTACATACAGATGTTTTCTCTAAAGAATTAGATTACAATTTAACAACCAGTATTTTAAATAGAGAACTCCTTTTTATTCAAAAATATTTAGGAAAATACCCTCATGTAGAAATTTTTATTGATAAAACAACTCAAAGTAAAAATCCAATCTATGGCTTAAATCAATTGCCTAATTTTTTACGCCCATTTTCCGATACTTTTAAATGGGATGTTACAATGTTTAAGGCACTTACAAAAAGGTATATAGAAAACACCTTACTCTTAAACAAAAGAAAAGATTACTGGTTAATGGACGGAATACAAAACTATTTAATGATAGAATATGTAGAGCAGTACTATCCAGAAGTAAAACTTTTAGGTAAAGTATCTAACTCTTGGTTTTTAAAAAGATTTAATATTTCTAAATTAGATTTTAATGATAAATATCCTTTTGTATACCAATTTACAGCACGTAAATTTTTAGACCAAGCATTAAATACTTCCGCAGACTCTCTTTCTAATTTTAATAGAAAAATTGTAAGCAAGTACAAAGCTGGCCTAGGTTTTCGTTTTTTAAAAGGATATTTAGGTGATAGCATTCTAAACCAGACAATACAAGAGTTCTACCAAAACAACCAATTAAAAATTATAAGAAGTACTAATTTTAATCAATTACTATCTTCTAAGACTACTAAAGATTTAGACTGGTTTTTTGATGATTTTGTAAAGACCAATAAAAAAATAGATCATAAAATTGAAAGTATAACAAAAGAAAAAGATAGCATCTCTGTAACCATTAAAAACAAAAGAAATATTACTACTCCTTTGGCTCTTTATGCAATAAAAGATAAAGAAATTATATTAAAAAAATGGATAGCTGATGTTGATAGCACTAAAACCGTAAAATTTAAAAAAGGAGACTACGACACTTTTGTGTTAAATTATGAAAACCTATATCCAGAATTAAATACTTTAAATAACTGGAAAAAGGTTGACAAAAAAATTCTTAATAAACCTTTAAAATTCTCATTTTTAAAAGACATAAGCAGTCCAAATTACAATCAAGTTTTTTACCAACCTGACGCAAATTATAATTTTTACAATGGTTTAATTCTTGGTGTAAAATTACACAACAAACCACTGATAAAAAGAAATTTTGATTTTAAAATATCTCCTTATTATGCTACAAAAAGTAAAACACTTATAGGTAGTTTTTCTTTGCTTTATAATCAGTTTTTTGAAAAAACAAAAATCTACAAAGTAGCTTACGGTTTGTCTGGAGGCACCTCTGATTACGCACCTAATTTATCGTATAAATCTCTTGTTCCTTATGTAGACATTACTTTTAAAAGAAAAACATTAAGAGATATTTCATCAGAGTCTTTAAGAGCAAAATTAATTCATATAGATAAAGAAATTGCGCCTAATGCTATAAAAACAGACCAAGATAATTATAGCATTCTTAGTCTAAGTTACAATTACTCTAACCCAGATATCATTAAAGAATTTAGATACAGTTTTAGTACTGAGTTTGCTAAAAAATTCTCTAAAGCATCATTAGATCTTAGGTTTAGAACCTTAACAACAACAGACACACAGTTAGATTTTAGATTTTTTGCAGGTGTATTCCTTAACAACAAAACGGAAGGAGATTATTTTAGTTTTGGTTTAGATAGAAGTAATGACTACCTTTTTCAATTAAATTACTTAGGTAGATCTGAAAGTTCTGGTTTTTTTAGTCAACAATATATCATCACCGAAGGTGGTTTTAAATCTGTATTACCTACACGGTTTGCAAATCAATTTATGGTTTCTAATAATTCTAGCATCGGTTTATGGAGATGGATAGAAGTTTATAATGATGTGGCTTTCTTAAAAAATAAAAATCATCCGCTGTATTTTGCCTACGAAAACGGAATTCGTTTTAATTTTGTACATGAAATTTTCGAAATTTACTTTCCTTTATATTCTAACAATGGTTGGGAAATATCTCAGAATGCGTATCCAGAAAAAATAAGATTCTCTTTATCTGCAGATGTAAAATCTATTTACAACTTTTTTAAGAGAGGTTTTTTATAGACTTACCTGCCATAATTTTACGCCCTAAAATAATTTAGAACACTCATTATTAACACCGTATAAAAAAATATTGCTTCTACTTAGAAAAGTATAAGTTAATAAATGAGCTTAATTTTAAGAGTTTTAAAAATATTAAACTTAAAAAAATTGCTATTAATATCAATCACTTCTTTATAACTAAAGCACCTCTATTTTAAAAAAGGACAAGAAGAATTATTAATTTTACACTCTAAAAACAAACTTCTCTTTATCTGTATCTTATTTTTTTTAGAGCTTTCTAAAATATCTATTTCTATAAATTAACAACAATGAGTACAGGTTTTGTTTTTATTAAAATATTTTCAACAAAAACAACATAATCCTTAATAATTTTACATAATTCTTAATAAATATATAAATTTTTAAATATCAACTAAAAAAACTATCTTTGTAACACACACAAAAGCTCATAAAAATGTTGCAAGAAACACCTATAGATAATAAACAAAAACTATCTTTTAAAGACTTTAAAACAGAAGTTTTAAATGATTATAAAATAGCTAAAATTAGTAGAGAGTGTAGTTTATTAGGACGTAGAGAAGTTTTAACAGGTAAAGCTAAATTCGGGATTTTTGGTGACGGAAAAGAAGTGCCGCAACTAGCAATGGCTAAAGCTTTTAAGTTGGGCGATTTTAGATCTGGTTATTATAGAGATCAAACTTTTATGATGGCTATTGGAGAGTTAACTCCACAACAATTCTTTGCTGGTTTATATGCTCACACAGATATTAAAGCAGAACCTATGTCTGCAGGAAGACAAATGGGTGGTCACTTTACAACACACAGTTTAAACGAAGACGGCAGCTGGAAAAACTTAACAAAACAATACAACTCTAGTGCAGACATTTCTCCTACAGCAGGTCAAATGCCACGTTTATTAGGTTTAGCACAAGCCTCTAAAATATATAGAACAGAAAAAAGCGTACAACATAAATCTAAATTTTCTATAAACGGAAACGAAGTTGCTTGGGGTACTATTGGTAATGCTAGTACTAGTGAAGGTTTATTTTTTGAAACTATAAATGCAGCAGGTGTTTTACAAGTACCAATGGTAATGAGTGTTTGGGATGATGAATACGGAATTTCTGTACATGCGAAACATCAAACTACAAAAGAAAGCATTTCAGAAATTTTAAAAGGATTTCAGAGAGAACACAACAAAGCTGGTTACGAGATATTTGTTGTAAATGGTTGGGATTATGTTCAACTTGTTGACATATATAGCAAAGCTGCAAAAATTGCCAGAGAAGAACACGTTCCTGTTTTAATTCACGTAAAAGAATTAACACAGCCACAAGGCCATTCTACTTCTGGATCTCACGAAAGGTATAAAGATAAAAAAAGATTAAATTGGGAGAAAGATCACGATTGTATTACAAAAATGCGAAACTGGATTTTAGACTTCGAATTAGAAACTGAAACGGGAGAAACTTTACGCTTTGTAGAATCTGAAGAAGATCTTATTATTTTAGAAAAAGAAGCAAAAAAAGAAGTTTTAAGTGCAAAAAGAAATGCTTGGAACGCTTTTATTAATGATATAAAAACAGAAGTAAATACTGCTTGCCAATTATTAGACAAGGTTGCTGAAAAAAGTAAAAACAGTAGTTTTATCAATAAACATAAAAAAGATTTAATTTCTATTGTAGAACCTAGTAGAAAAGATGTTTTATCTACCACTAGAAAAACATTACGATATTTAAGTGATGAAAACTTTGCTGAAAAAATATTACTACAAAATTTTATAAAAAACGCAATAAAAAGTGCTTCTGAAAAATTTTCTTCATACTTACATAGTGAGTCAAACCTTAGTGCATTAAACGTTTCTGAAAAGAAGCCTATATATTCTGATAGTAAAACATTAGTAGATGCACGAATAATTATGAGAGATAACTTTGATGCTATTCTTAAAAAACATCCAGAAGTAATTATTTTTGGTGAAGATGCTGGTTTTATTGGTGATGTAAACCAAGGACTAGAAGGGCTTCAAGAAAAATATGGTGAAATAAGAGTTGCAGATACAGGTATTAGAGAAGCTACAATTATTGGCCAAGGTATTGGTTTAGCAATGCGTGGCTTACGCCCTATTGCAGAAATACAATATCTAGATTACCTACTGTACGCTTTACAAATAATGAGCGACGATTTAGCAACGTTACATTATAGAACTTTCGGTAAACAAAAAGCGCCTTTAATTATTAGAACACGTGGCCACAGACTAGAAGGTATTTGGCATGCAGGTTCTCCAATGGGAGGAATTATAAATAATGTTAGAGGTATTCATGTTTTAGTACCTAGAAACATGACAAAAGCAGCTGGTTTTTACAACACCTTACTAGAAGGAGATGAACCGGCATTAGTGATTGAATGTTTAAATGGCTACCGATTAAAAGAAGAATTACCTGTAAATTTAGGTGATTACAAAACACAAATAGGTGTTGTAGAAACAGTAAAAGAAGGTACAGATTTAACTGTTGTTTCTTACGGATCTACCTTAAGAATTGTAGAAGAAGTTGCAAAAGAATTACTACAAGCAGATATTAATATAGAAATTATAGATGCACAAAGTTTATTGCCTTTTGACTTGAATCATGATTGTGTAAAAAGTTTACAAAAAACGAATAAATTGTTAATCATTGATGAAGATTTACCTGGTGGAGCTTCTGCTTATCTTCTACAAGAAATCGTAGAAAAGCAAAATGGATACATGTTTTTAGATAGTAAACCCGCTACCTTAACAGCCAAAGAACACAGAACAGCTTATGGTACAGATGGAGATTATTTTTCTAAACCATCTGCAGAAGATATTTATGAAAAAATCTATGAAATCATGAATGAAGCGAATCCTAATAAATATAAAAGTCTGTATTAAAATACAATACATAAATTCTATTAAGCCCAAAAAAACTATTTTTTTGGGCTTTTTTTTTAACATAACTATAAGAAAATGTTAAGAAAATAACAAGCACATTTAAGTAATTTAGTGCCTTACACATCATTAAACTCTAATATGAAAAAAACACTACTTTTATTATTACTCTCTCTTTTTACGATTTCTAATTCTCTTGAAGCTCAACGAAAATCAAAAGATAAAAAGAAAGAAAATTCAGAAGCTAAAACAACTAAATCAAAAATACCAAAATATTCAGATTTTGTAAATAAAGATACAAAA
Protein-coding regions in this window:
- a CDS encoding TrkA family potassium uptake protein, whose protein sequence is MKITVLESKINKTLFLVIAILSLGTIGYMTLSNYSFIDALYMTVITVTTVGFGELRPFSPEEKVFTIFLILTSITVFGYAVSAFSEYLVSGKLFEQFKHRKVEKKIASLKGHTIVCGYGRNGKQAILKLKNYNKDFVVIEKSKERIEVLDAAGVLNISGDATLDETLLRAGIEKASYLITALPSDANNLFVVLTVSQLNKGCKVISRASNESSYSKLKIAGASNVIMPDKLGGDHMASLVTTPDVIEFVDRLTIEGETTANLEEIAVNDLPEKYINKTLLDLDLRKKTGCTVIGFIDPNKEYIINPEADCLLIKGSHLIVLGRPNQIIKLRELF
- a CDS encoding PspC domain-containing protein, producing MIDNIRHFFERNGFHVSSRLADRIGMRALNVRLFFIYVTFFTVGLSFGFYLTMAFVFKLKDMIYTKRSSVFDL
- the uvrA gene encoding excinuclease ABC subunit UvrA, whose translation is MKDQEYIEVYGARVHNLKNIDVKIPREKLVVITGLSGSGKSSLAFDTIYAEGQRRYIETFSAYARQFLGGLERPDVDKIDGLSPVISIEQKTTNKSPRSTVGTITEIYDFLRLLFARAADAYSYNTGEKMVSYSDEQIRQLILTDFADKKIAVLAPLVKSRKGHYRELFEQISKQGFLRVRVDGEIKEIEKGMRLDRYKTHDIEVVIDRLLINESAEKRLEETIKTALYSGNNIMMVIDIDDNEPRYFSRELMCPTSGIAYPNPEPNTFSFNSPKGACDKCSGLGITNEINLDKVIPDNSISIQKGGIIPLGEQKSSWIFKQIENIAERYQFKLTDPIKSIPKEALDVILNGGNESFEIESKAAGVTRNYKIDFEGIISFIENQYDSAESTTIKRWAKGFMDEVSCSTCGGKRLKKEALHFKIIDKNISDLAQMDATELAKWFANIEKSLSKKQLIIAAEILKEIRTRIQFLLDVGLDYLTLDRTSKSLSGGEAQRIRLATQIGSQLVGVLYILDEPSIGLHQRDNQKLIDSLVKLRDIGNSVLVVEHDKDMMEHADFVFDIGPGAGRHGGEIVSSGTFEELKKQNTLTADYLTGRKEIAVPKKRREGNGKFIKLKGATGNNLKNVSVEFPLGKMICVTGVSGSGKSTLINETLYPILNAHIYRGVKKPMPYKKIEGLEHVDKVIDIDQSPIGRTPRSNPATYTGTFGEIRSLFAKTPEAAIRGYKPGRFSFNVKGGRCETCQGGGVRVIEMNFLPDVQVECETCQGKRFNRETLEIRYKGKSISDVLNMTIEDATNFFELIPKIHRKLKTIKDVGLGYITLGQQSTTLSGGEAQRIKLASELSKRDTGNTFYILDEPTTGLHFEDIRVLMDVLNKLANKGNTVLIIEHNLDVVKLADYIIDVGMEGGKKGGKILCTGTPEEVAEHKTSYTAKFLKKELN
- a CDS encoding TIGR00730 family Rossman fold protein yields the protein MTSDDRKIKEKLQTKTWNEIKTNDSWAIFKIMAEFVDGYERLSKIGPSVSIFGSARTKPDHPYYKLAEEVAFQLTQNGYGVITGGGPGIMEAGNKGAHRGKGSSVGLNIELPFEQHDNPWIDQGKSLDFDYFFVRKVMFVKYSQGFVVMPGGFGTMDELFEAITLIQTHKIGRFPIILVGTKFWGGLLDWIKNTLIEEGNISEKDLDLFRLVDTAEEAIEHLNNFYDKYHFKPNF
- a CDS encoding aminopeptidase; this translates as MFSQQNSISIKSKLDTKKDELKIQQEIIFYNQSDSILTKVYLHNWANSYRDRKTPLSKRFIKDFRKDLYFAKAEELGSSLIKSLSVDFENVYFKELDKQADIIEIDLDKPLYPNSKITISITYIVKIPNARFTKYGKTKTGYHLRNWYLTPAVYDNGWQLMSNLNLDDLYEKSTDFKIEIDVPKDLIVESNLYQYKTKKENTNSYYLIGKNKTDIILGINKTEQLKTYTTKTVTVHTDVFSKELDYNLTTSILNRELLFIQKYLGKYPHVEIFIDKTTQSKNPIYGLNQLPNFLRPFSDTFKWDVTMFKALTKRYIENTLLLNKRKDYWLMDGIQNYLMIEYVEQYYPEVKLLGKVSNSWFLKRFNISKLDFNDKYPFVYQFTARKFLDQALNTSADSLSNFNRKIVSKYKAGLGFRFLKGYLGDSILNQTIQEFYQNNQLKIIRSTNFNQLLSSKTTKDLDWFFDDFVKTNKKIDHKIESITKEKDSISVTIKNKRNITTPLALYAIKDKEIILKKWIADVDSTKTVKFKKGDYDTFVLNYENLYPELNTLNNWKKVDKKILNKPLKFSFLKDISSPNYNQVFYQPDANYNFYNGLILGVKLHNKPLIKRNFDFKISPYYATKSKTLIGSFSLLYNQFFEKTKIYKVAYGLSGGTSDYAPNLSYKSLVPYVDITFKRKTLRDISSESLRAKLIHIDKEIAPNAIKTDQDNYSILSLSYNYSNPDIIKEFRYSFSTEFAKKFSKASLDLRFRTLTTTDTQLDFRFFAGVFLNNKTEGDYFSFGLDRSNDYLFQLNYLGRSESSGFFSQQYIITEGGFKSVLPTRFANQFMVSNNSSIGLWRWIEVYNDVAFLKNKNHPLYFAYENGIRFNFVHEIFEIYFPLYSNNGWEISQNAYPEKIRFSLSADVKSIYNFFKRGFL
- a CDS encoding thiamine pyrophosphate-dependent enzyme, which produces MLQETPIDNKQKLSFKDFKTEVLNDYKIAKISRECSLLGRREVLTGKAKFGIFGDGKEVPQLAMAKAFKLGDFRSGYYRDQTFMMAIGELTPQQFFAGLYAHTDIKAEPMSAGRQMGGHFTTHSLNEDGSWKNLTKQYNSSADISPTAGQMPRLLGLAQASKIYRTEKSVQHKSKFSINGNEVAWGTIGNASTSEGLFFETINAAGVLQVPMVMSVWDDEYGISVHAKHQTTKESISEILKGFQREHNKAGYEIFVVNGWDYVQLVDIYSKAAKIAREEHVPVLIHVKELTQPQGHSTSGSHERYKDKKRLNWEKDHDCITKMRNWILDFELETETGETLRFVESEEDLIILEKEAKKEVLSAKRNAWNAFINDIKTEVNTACQLLDKVAEKSKNSSFINKHKKDLISIVEPSRKDVLSTTRKTLRYLSDENFAEKILLQNFIKNAIKSASEKFSSYLHSESNLSALNVSEKKPIYSDSKTLVDARIIMRDNFDAILKKHPEVIIFGEDAGFIGDVNQGLEGLQEKYGEIRVADTGIREATIIGQGIGLAMRGLRPIAEIQYLDYLLYALQIMSDDLATLHYRTFGKQKAPLIIRTRGHRLEGIWHAGSPMGGIINNVRGIHVLVPRNMTKAAGFYNTLLEGDEPALVIECLNGYRLKEELPVNLGDYKTQIGVVETVKEGTDLTVVSYGSTLRIVEEVAKELLQADINIEIIDAQSLLPFDLNHDCVKSLQKTNKLLIIDEDLPGGASAYLLQEIVEKQNGYMFLDSKPATLTAKEHRTAYGTDGDYFSKPSAEDIYEKIYEIMNEANPNKYKSLY